A part of Bacillota bacterium genomic DNA contains:
- a CDS encoding DNA adenine methylase translates to MNSIISWVGGKKALRELIYQRMPKDYGRYIEVFGDGGWVLFGRKPDASMEVYNDYNTDLANLFLCVKERPLALLKELNFLPLNGRDEFAALKKYLLKEEFTNEYLNEELELAQIYLTEPQFEEIKAILIENATMSDVKRAAAFFKLIRYSYGSGCTSYSCQPFDIRKTFH, encoded by the coding sequence TTGAACAGCATTATCAGCTGGGTCGGCGGCAAAAAGGCCCTGCGCGAACTTATTTATCAGCGGATGCCCAAAGATTATGGAAGATACATTGAGGTCTTTGGCGACGGCGGTTGGGTACTCTTCGGCAGGAAACCGGATGCAAGCATGGAGGTCTATAATGACTACAACACCGACCTTGCCAATTTGTTCCTGTGTGTGAAAGAACGCCCCTTGGCTCTGCTAAAGGAACTGAATTTTCTGCCGCTAAACGGCAGAGATGAGTTTGCCGCATTGAAAAAATACTTGCTCAAGGAGGAATTCACCAATGAATACTTAAACGAGGAACTGGAACTGGCGCAGATCTATCTGACCGAGCCGCAGTTTGAGGAAATCAAAGCGATTCTCATTGAAAACGCGACCATGTCGGACGTAAAACGCGCCGCCGCCTTCTTCAAGCTGATCCGCTACAGCTACGGCAGCGGCTGCACCTCATATAGCTGCCAGCCCTTTGATATCCGGAAAACCTTCCACC